One genomic region from Mauremys reevesii isolate NIE-2019 linkage group 7, ASM1616193v1, whole genome shotgun sequence encodes:
- the GANAB gene encoding neutral alpha-glucosidase AB isoform X2: MALRPVLQALPAGSCSLLHTSVKGPCPSPPPRAASGAAPARVTARLGMAALAWMALCLAATFAVDRSNFKTCEQSSFCKRQRSVKPGSSPYRALLESLQLSQVSMKLQLVNEVNKVPLLLELYGLQGNMTRIKINELSPLRPRYEVPDVLVRDPPTTWLAVTGRDENSVELSLGDSGHKLILTGKPFRMDLLQGRELVLSVNPRGLLHFEHLRHRKDSEEPKESALEGGAAGEETEPAVPGEQESSEKSTKSEEVSDGPDRAEEELGSWEETFKTHTDSKPNGPTSVGLDFSLPGFEHVYGIPEHADNLRLRTTEGGDPYRLYNLDVFQYELYNPMALYGSVPLLLAHNTQRTLGIFWLNAAETWVDISSNTAGKTLFGKMLDYMQGGGETPQTDVRWMSESGIIDVFLLLGPAPTDVFRQYTALTGTQALPPLFAMAYHQSRWNYNDEEDVAAVDNGFDTHDIPCDVIWLDIEHTDGKRYFTWDPNKFPQPRNMLGRLAAKRRKMVSIVDPHIKVDSGYRVHNEIRSRGFYVKTKDGSDYEGWCWPGSSGYPDFTNPEMRAWWASMFSYDQYEGSMENLYIWNDMNEPSVFNGPEVTMYKDALHQGGWEHRDLHNLYGFYVQMATAQGLEQRSGGLERPFVLSRAFFAGSQRYGAVWTGDNAAEWDHMKISIPMCLSLALTGISFCGADVGGFFKSPDAELLVRWYQVGAYQPFYRAHAHLDTVRREPWLFGEENKALIRAAVRQRYALLPYWYTTFYHSYRSGQPVMRPLWVEYPDDVTTFSIDDQFLIGNALLVHPVTEQGAQGVQVYLPGKGQVWYDVHSHQKHHAPQTLYVPVILSSIPVYQRGGSIVPRKERVRRSSDCMYRDPYTLYVALSPQGTAEGDLFIDDGHTYNFESKAQYLHRHFSFASNSLTARSADSKGIFESPAWIERVVILGAGKPAAVFLRQPGMAETRLDFQHEPETSVLTLRKPGVNIGADWSISLR; encoded by the exons ATGGCCCTGCGGCCTGTGTTGCAAGCGCTTCCTGCAGGAAGCTGCTCTTTGCTCCATACCAGCGTGAAGGGACCCTGTCCTTCGCCTCCTCCCCGTGCTGCATCAGGAGCTGCCCCTGCGAGGGTGACTGCCAG GCTGGGGATGGCAGCTCTTGCCTGGATGGCCCTTTGCCTCGCTGCTACCTTTGCTGTGGACAGGAGCAACTTCAAGACATGTGAGCAAAGCTCCTTCTGCAA gCGCCAGAGGAGTGTGAAGCCCGGGAGCTCCCCTTACAGGGCACTGCTGGAGTCTCTCCAGCTCAGCCAGGTCTCCATGAAACTACAGCTTGTCAACGAAGTGAACAAG GTCCCACTCCTGCTGGAGCTTTACGGGCTGCAGGGGAACATGACGCGCATCAAGATCAATGAGCTGAGCCCGTTGCGCCCACGCTACGAGGTGCCCGATGTGCTGGTGCGTGACCCACCCACCACCTG gctggCGGTGACGGGCCGGGACGAGAACAGTGTGGAGCTTTCGCTGGGCGACTCTGGACACAAGCTGATCCTGACAGGGAAGCCGTTCCGCATGGACCTGCTGCAGGGGCGGGAGCTGGTGCTGAGCGTCAACCCCCGCGGGCTGCTGCACTTCGAGCACCTGCGGCACCGGAAGGACTC GGAGGAGCCAAAGGAGTCAGCCCTGGAGGGCGGGGCAGCCGGGGAGGAGACCGAGCCAGCTGTGCCTGGGGAGCAGGAGTCCAGTGAGAAGAGCACaaag TCAGAGGAGGTGTCAGACGGGCCGGACCGGGCTGAAGAAGAACTGGGTTCCTGGGAAGAGACGTTCAAGACCCACACGGACAGCAAGCCCAATG GGCCGACCTCGGTGGGGCTGGATTTCTCACTGCCTGGCTTTGAGCACGTCTATGGGATCCCGGAGCACGCCGACAACCTGCGCCTGCGCACCACTGA GGGGGGTGACCCATACCGCCTCTACAACCTGGATGTATTCCAATATGAGCTGTACAACCCCATGGCACTGTACGGCTCCGTGCCGCTCCTGCTGGCCCACAACACCCAGCGCACCCTGGGCATCTTCTGGCTCAATGCCGCTGAGACCTGGGTCGACATCAGCTCCAACACAGCTGGCAAG ACACTGTTTGGGAAGATGCTGGATTACATGCAGGGGGGCGGCGAGACCCCCCAGACTGATGTGCGCTGGATGTCGGAGAGCGGCATCATCGATGTCTTTCTGCTGCTGGGGCCTGCACCCACTGATGTCTTCAGGCAGTACACAGCCCTGACTG GcacacaggccctgcccccgctctttGCCATGGCCTATCACCAGAGCCGCTGGAACTACAACGACGAGGAGGATGTGGCTGCCGTGGACAACGGCTTTGACACACACGACATCCCCTGCGATGTCATCTGGCTGGATATCGAGCACACCGACGGCAAGCGCTACTTCACCTGGGACCCCAACAAGTTCCCCCAGCCCCGCAACATGCTGGGGCGCCTGGCTGCCAAGAGACGCAAA atggTGTCCATTGTGGACCCGCACATCAAGGTGGACAGCGGGTACCGGGTCCACAACGAGATCCGCTCCCGTGGCTTCTATGTCAAGACCAAAGACGGCAGCGACTATGAAGGCTGGTGCTGGCCAG GCTCGTCTGGCTACCCCGACTTCACCAACCCTGAGATGCGTGCCTGGTGGGCCAGCATGTTCTCCTATGACCAGTACGAG ggCTCCATGGAGAACTTGTACATTTGGAACGACATGAATGAACCATCCGTGTTCAACGGCCCCGAGGTGACCATGTACAAAGACGCCCTGCACCAGGGCGGCTGGGAGCACCGCGACCTGCACAACCTCTACGGCTTCTacgtg CAAATGGCGACAGCGCAGGGACTGGAGCAGCGCTCGGGGGGCCTGGAGCGCCCCTTCGTGCTGAGCCGTGCCTTCTTTGCTGGCTCCCAGCGCTACG GTGCGGTGTGGACGGGAGACAATGCAGCCGAGTGGGACCACATGAAGATCTCCATACCCATGtgcctgagcctggccctgacgGGCATCTCCTTCTGCGGTG CTGATGTGGGTGGCTTTTTCAAGAGCCCGGATGCGGAGCTGCTGGTGCGCTGGTACCAGGTTGGCGCCTACCAGCCCTTCTACCGAGCCCATGCCCACCTGGACACTGTGCGGCGTGAgccctggctgtttggggaggagaACAAGGCCCTGATCCGCGCTGCCGTCCGCCAGCGCTATGCCCTGCTGCCCTACTGGTACACGACCTTCTACCACAGCTACCGCTCTGGCCAGCCTGTCATGAG GCCGCTCTGGGTGGAGTACCCTGATGACGTCACCACCTTCAGCATTGATGACCAGTTCCTGATCG GTAATGCATTGCTGGTCCACCCAGTGAcggagcagggagcccagggcgtGCAGGTCTACCTGCCTGGCAAAGGACAG gtttggtatgatgtccattcGCACCAGAAGCACCATGCCCCCCAGACGCTCTATGTGCCTGTCATCCTGAGCAGT ATCCCTGTGTACCAGCGGGGTGGGAGCATTGTGCCACGGAAGGAGCGGGTACGCCGCTCATCGGACTGCATGTACCGCGACCCCTATACACTCTACGTGGCGCTCAGCCCCCAG GGTACAGCAGAAGGAGATCTCTTCATTGACGATGGGCACACGTACAACTTCGAGAGCAAGGCCCAGTACCTGCACCGCCACTTCAGCTTTGCCAGCAACTCTCTGACAGCCAG ATCGGCGGATTCCAAAGGCATCTTCGAAAGCCCAGCCTGGATTGAGCGGGTGGTgatcctgggagcagggaagccaGCTGCCGTCTTCCTCAGACAGCCTG GCATGGCCGAGACGCGCCTGGATTTCCAGCACGAGCCAGAGACCTCTGTCCTGACTCTCCGCAAACCTGGCGTCAACATCGGAGCCGATTGGAGCATCTCCCTGCGATAA